In one Podarcis muralis chromosome 7, rPodMur119.hap1.1, whole genome shotgun sequence genomic region, the following are encoded:
- the NFU1 gene encoding NFU1 iron-sulfur cluster scaffold homolog, mitochondrial, which translates to MAAARRLAAALGSRFCHLGFKGVNVTAKQPLHIASQQNLLLPSTVLQMKARSMFVQTQDTPNPNSLKFIPGKPVLESRTMEFTSPASTYCSPLARQLFRIEGVKSIFFGTDFITVTKENEEVDWNLIKPDIYATIMDFYASGLPVITEEAPRTDTAPSEEDDEVVLMIKELLDTRIRPTVQEDGGDVIFKGFEDGIVQLKLQGSCTSCPSSIITLKNGIQNMLQFYIPEVEGVEQVVDNEEEEEQVKST; encoded by the exons ATGGCGGCCGCGAGGCGGTTGGCGGCGGCGCTGGGCAGCCG ATTCTGCCACTTGGGATTCAAAGGGGTGAACGTCACTGCTAAACAACCCCTACACATTGCCTCCCAACAGAACCTGCTCCTTCCTTCCACAGTGCTACAGATGAAAG CAAGGTCTATGTTTGTCCAGACACAGGATACTCCAAATCCAAACAGCTTGAAATTTATCCCAGGAAAGCCAGTGCTGGAATCtagaactatggaattcacttctCCAGCTTCCACGTATTGCTCACCCTTAGCAAG gCAGCTCTTCAGGATTGAAGGAGTTAAAAGCATTTTCTTTGGAACAGACTTCATCACAGTCACAAAG GAAAATGAAGAAGTGGATTGGAACTTAATAAAACCAGATATTTATGCAACTATTATGGATTTCTATGCTTCTGGCTTACCTGTTATTACTGAAGAGGCACCTCGTACAGACACAG CTCCATCTGAAGAAGACGATGAAGTTGTATTAATGATAAAAGAGCTCCTGGATACTAGAATAAG GCCAACAGTCCAGGAAGATGGTGGGGATGTCATCTTTAAGGGCTTTGAAGATGGGATTGTGCAGTTAAAACTGCAAGGCTCCTGCACAAGCTGCCCCAGTTCTATCATCACCCTGAAGAATGGGATACAAAACATGCTGCAGTTCTATATTCCGGAAGTAGAAGGTGTGGAACAG GTTGTCGataacgaagaagaagaagaacaagtaAAGTCAACCTAA